ACGTGCACGGCTGGGCGACCAGGGCGAGGGCGCAGCGCGCACGCCGGCAACGGCGCCGCGCACGCCGGCGGAAGAGGAGTACTACACGCAGCTGCGCAGCCTGCCGTTCGGTACCTGGTTCGAATTCACCATCAACCAGCAGGGCGACCTGCGCCGGCAGCGGCTGTCCTGGTACAGCCCGATGACCGACCACGCGCTGTTCGTCAATCACCGCGGGCAGAAGGTGGGCGACCACTCGCTCGACGGCCTGGCACGGCTGATGGCCAGTGGTCAGGCGCGGCTGCTGGTGGAAGAAAAATCGCGGCTGATCGATCGCGCCTGGCACGCCACCGTGCGGACCCTGCGCAGCCTGGCCGGCCACTCCCCCGCAGAGGCTAGCCCATGATCCAGGACACCCGCCGCGCGCCGCGCCGCCAACCCAGCGACCTGGTGCCGGTCATCGACATGCTCAGCGAGGCGCAGATCGGCCGCGTCGGCAACGTGTCCGAAACCGGCATGCTGGTGTTGGCCTCGGTTCCGCTGCACGACGACGCCTTGTACCAGCTGCGCTTCAGCCTGCCCGAGCGGATTGGCCGCGCCACCGAGATCGATGTCGGCGTGCACCTGCTGTGGTCGGACGCGGCGCACGCGCCCGGCCAGGCCTGGGCCGGCTTCCGGTTCCTGAGCATGTCCGAGCCGCATCGCCTGCGCCTGCGCGCCTGGATCGCCGAAGAACACATGGTGGGCTGACCGCGTCACCGGGTTTGCGGCAAAATCGCGTTCTGCCTTTGCATCGCCGATCGAGTCCCGCATGCCCCAGCCGTCCCTCAGCCGCCTGTATTCCGACCACCTGCGCACGCTCACCACGCGCGCCGATCAGGCGCTGCAGCGCGGCGGCTTCGATCATCTGGTGGTGCCCAGCGGCAACCTGCATTATCAGGTGTTCGACGACCGCGATTACCCGTATGCGGTGAATCCGCAGTTCAAGGCCTGGGTGCCGCTGACGCGGGTGCCCAACAGCTGGCTGGTCTATACGCCAGGCCAGCGCCCGACGGTGATCTTCCATCAGCCGCTCGATTACTGGCACGTGGTGCCCGACGCACCGAGCGGCTGGTGGGTGGAGCACTGCGATATCCACATCATCCGCACACCCGAGCAGGCGCTGACGCTGCTGCCCGCGCGCAGCGAACGCTGCGCCATCCTGGGCGAGGCGCACAGCGCGCTCGGCGCCTACGTGCCGAACACCCCGCAGCCGGTGCTCGATTGCCTGGAGTATCAGCGCGCCTTCAAGACGCCGTACGAACTGGCGCTGATGCGCATCGCCCAGCAACTGGCCGTGCGCGGCCACCGCGCCGCCGAGGCCGCATTTCGCGCCGGCCAGAGCGAATTCGGCATCCACATGGCGTACTGCGCCGCGGTGGGCCAGGATGCCAGCGAGCTGCCCTACGGCAACATCGTCGCGCTCAACGAACACGGCGCGGTGCTGCACTACACCGAGCTGGGCCAGCAACCGCCGCAACCGCTGCGCAGCTTTCTGATCGATGCCGGCGCCTCGGCCTATGGCTATGCCAGCGACATCACCCGCACCTACGCCGCCGATACCGGCAGCGAGTTCCAGGCGCTGATCGAGGCAGTGGACGCCGCGCAGGTGCGCATGGGCCAGAGCGTGCGTGCCGGCGTGGACTACAAGCAGCTGCATGTGGACGCGCATCTGGCATTGATGGGCATCCTCAAGGAGTTCGGCATCCTCACCGTCTCGCCCGAGGCTGCTTTAGCCACCGGCGTCAGCGCCGCATTCTTCCCGCACGGCCTGGGTCACCTGATCGGCCTGCAGGTGCACGATGTGGCGGGGTTTGCCGCCAGTGACCAGGGCGGACGCATCGAGCGGCCGGCAGGCCATCCGTATCTGCGCCTGACCCGCGTGCTGGAACCGGGCATGGTGGTGACCATCGAGCCGGGCGTATATTTCATCGATATGCTGCTGCAGGAAGTCAAACGCAATGGCCACGCCGCCAGCATCGACTGGCAGCGCGTGGAACAGTTCACGCCCTATGGCGGCATCCGCATCGAAGACGAAGTGGTGTGTACCGATGACGCGCCGGAAAACCTGACCCGCCCGGTCTTTGCCGCCGCATGACCGGCCCTGTGCCACACGGAGCATTCCCATGAACGACCCACGTCAGGCCTCGCATCCAGATCATCCGATGTATCAGCAGATCGAACGCGGCGTGCACGCGATCGACGCCGCGCACGGACGCGCCCCCGATCAGGCCAGCGCGCGGCTCACCGCCGCGCTGTTGCCGCTGGCCAAGGAGAACGGCTTGTCGCGCGTGGATCACGTGCTGATGAGTGAGGCGAACAGCACCGGCGTGCATGGCGGCGAGCATGTGTTCGTGGTGCAGGGCGAGCCAACCAACCCGGTGCATCTGCGCGCGCACATGAAGACCGAGCAGGCCCTGAGCACACCCGAAGCGCAGTCGTTCGAGCGTACCCGCCAACTCACCGGCCCCGGCGAGCAGGCACAGCAGCCAGAGCGCAGCCAGACGCCGCAGCTGGGGCAGTAGCCCGCGCAAGGCGCCGCAGCTGGCGCCGCACTGATCGCGGCGAACAGCAAAGATGGGCAGGCGAGGCGCGGCATCCACGCGTCCGCATCGCACCCAGCGGCGCGTGCATCGGGGCGGCGTGCGCACTTGCCGACCACAGGCGCCCTGCCCCCCCGATGTGGCAGCGGTATCGGGTCTGGGCGCCGGCCATCTCCGCTGGATTCACTGGGAGGCAAGTCGGCGGTCGCCGTCGGCGGCGAACGGTACGCGCCCCGCACGCCATCACCGCGACCCAGGCACGCTGACCGCACCGGACCAACCGCTCAGGCGCCGGCGGCGGCCATCTCCGCCTCGATCTCATCGGCGCTGCGCGCCAAGGCATCGGTCAGCACGCGGTGGCCGTCGGCGGTGATCAGCACGTTGTCTTCGGTGCGGATGCCGATGCCGCGCCACCTGGCATTCACCGAGGTGTCGTCGGCGGACACATAGAGCCCCGGTTCGATGGTGAACACCATGCCCGGTTCGAGCAGCCGCGACTCGCCCGCCAGCTTGTAGTCGCCGACATCGTGCACGTCCAGGCCCAGCCAGTGACCGGTCTTGTGCCGGTAGAACCGCGTGTAATGGCCTTCGGCGATGATGCGCTCCAGCTTGCCCGTGAGCAGGCCCAGGCGCAGCAGGCCTTCGGTCAGGATCTCCACCGCGGCCAGATGCCCCGCCTCGTAGGCCACGCCGGGACGCGCCTGCGCCAGCGCAGCGGCCTGCGCGGCACCGACCAGATCGTGCAGTGCACGCTGCGCCGGGGTGAAGCGGCCATTGACCGGAAAGGTGCGGGTGATGTCGGCAGCATAGCCGCGGTACTCGGCGCCGGCATCGATCAGCACCAGCTCGCCGTCGCGGCTGCGTGCAGCATTGGCGCGGTAGTGCAGCACGCAGGCATTGCTGCCGGTGCCGACGATGCTGCCATACGCCGGCCACGCATCGGCGGCGCGAAACTCGCGCTCGACCTCGGCCTGCAACGCGTATTCGTGCACGCCCGGGCGCGCCAGCCGCATCGCTGCACGATGCGCGCGCACGCTGATGTCGGCCGCCTGCTGCATCAACGCGATCTCGTCGCGCGACTTGAACAGGCGCTGCTCGTGCAACAGGTGTCCCAGCTCCAGGAATTCGTGCGGCGGCTGCGCGCCGTGGCGCACCTGCTCGCGCACGCGCTTGAGCCAGCCGATCAGCTTGAGGTCGAAATCGACGTCGCGGCCGAAGTGGTAGTACACACGGCTACGGCCTTCGAGCAGGCCCGGCAGGATCTCGTCCACATCGTCGATGGGATAGGCATCGTCCATGCCGTAGCGCTCCACCGCGCCTTCCTGTCCTTCGCGCGGGCCGTCCCAGGCTTCGCGCTCGGCATCGCGCTCGCGGCAGAACAGGATCGCCTCGCCATGTTTGCGGCCGGGCACCAGCACCAGCACCGCTTCGGGCTCGGGAAACCCGCTCAGGTACCAGAAGTCCGAATCCTGTCGATACGGGTAATGGGTGTCGTGGCTGCGCACGCGCTCGGGCGCGGCCGGCAGGATCAGGATGGCGTGCTCGCCGGCCATCTGCATCAGCTGCTTGCGCCGGCGCGCATATTCGGCCGCGCCGATCCCGGTGAGCTTTTTCATAGCGCGACGATCAGTTCAGACGTTGGCGGAAACGCGGCCCCATCACGCAGTCGCCATGCAGCAACAGCACCGCCACGCGCACGAATTCCTCGATCTCGGCCAGCGCGGTATCGTCTTCCTCGCCGGCATCGAAATCCTCGCTGGATGCCTGCGCCAGACGCGCCAGGTCCTGCAACGCCTCCTCGCCTTCCTCGGTCAGCGCCGGGCGCTGTTGCGCGGCCAGCCCGAAGCCGCCCAGGAACGCACGGCACCAGTCGAACAAGGCATCGGTGCGTGCCGGCAGCGGGGCCCCGTCTTCAACCAGCAGCAGTTCGAAGGCGAAGTCGCGATCTTCCAGCTGCGCCACCGTGGCCTGCCGCAGCTGATCCAGCGCGCCGCCCTGCTTTGGCGCCACCTGGGAGGGTTCGGCAAGGATGCGTGCCAGCCAGTCGGCGCTGTCGGCACCGCCGCCAGACAGCCACCCGCACAGCCCGCCATGCAGTTCCGCCGCAGAGGACGCCAGCGCGAGCTGGCGGCTTTCGGTTTGCACAGCGGTCACGTCAGGCAGATCCATCGAGTCATCCAGTTAAGAGCAGTAAGGAGCCCACGCACGCTGGGCGATGTGACTTCCCAGTGTACCAAGGTGCCCTCCCCTTCCGCCGCCATCACGTGGTTCCATGCAGCGTTCCACGCCCACCGCGCCAGGCCGGGACCGCGTGACGCCAGGCCTTGGCAGGCTTGCGCTTGCGGGGTACCGCCGGCGGTCAATCGAGCGCTTGACCGCCGCGCGCACGCCCCCCTATCGTGAGTGCATGGACAACCCCGCCGCCCTCGCCCAGATCCGCGCACTTGCCGCTCGCGTGGAGGCGTTGGTCGAGCGTACTCAACGATTGACCGACGAAAACCGCAGCCTGCGACACCAGCAGGAGCAGCTGATCGGCGAGCGTTCGCAGTTGCTGACCAAGAACGAGCAGGCGCGCTCGCGCGTGGAAGCGATGATCACGCGGTTGAAGTCATTGGAGCAGCACACGTGAGCAACAACGAACCGGTCAGCGTGCGTATTCTGGATCGTGAATACACGGTGGGCGTCACCGCCGAAGAACGCGAGAGCCTGACTGCCGCTGCGCGCCTGCTGGATCTGCGCATGCGCGAGATCCGCGGCAGCAACCGCATGGCTGCGGTGGACCGCGTCGCGGTGCTGGCGGCGCTCAACCTGGCGCATGAGTTGCAGCAACTGCGCGACCAGCAGGCGCTGTACGACCGTGAATTGGCGACCACGCTGGACACCTTGAATCGCCGCCTGGACAGCGTGGCCGACACGTCGCGTTGAGGCGCACGTCGCACTGTCGTCGCAAAGATGAACTTTCGAACGCGCGCATCGACCAATGGGCTAGCCATCGCGCGTCAGAGGTCTATACTTCGCTTGCGTTCTCTGCTGTAAACGACAGCGTGCAAAACATTCGCCTTGTCCCTTAATTACGACTACGGGGGCGCGACGAAGCCGGGTGTGCAAGTCCGCCTTGTAGCGGGAAGCCCGATGGCCTCACAACGTCCCCACTTGAACCCCGGGTTCAAGGTCGTTTCGCCCGCATCGTCACGGCGGAGAATGCAAATCTGAAACGGCGCCTTTGGGCGTCGCTTCTTTTTGTGCGTCCGCCATTTGTCTATTTGTATGTCCATTGCCTGCCGCTGAGGCGGGCGCATGGCCTTTGGCACGACCGCGTTCATGAGCACCCACGCATGACCCCGGGTAAGCGATGCAATGACATGACGTGCCACAAGAGCGATCCGCAACGACGACACATGCGACAACGCAGCGTGCAGCAGGTGCGGCACACATCGCGCCGATCCGGCCGCGCCGCTAGGCAGGTGGAGGCCTGCCACCGACACTACGGCTCCCACACCGCTGCGAGACACCGATGACCGAGAATCGAGAGGCGTTGCGCCAACAGTTGCGCGCGCAGCGGCGCAGCATGCCGGCCGCGCAGCGCCTGGCCGCTGCCGATGCCTTGGCGGAGCGCTTGCTGGCGCTGCCGTTTGCGCCGCAAACCGGCGCGGTGGCGGGGTACTGGGCGATGGATGGCGAGATCGCGCTGCATCGCTGGCAACTCAGCTTGCCGGCGAGCCTGCGCTATTGCCTGCCGATGCTGGACGGGCGCGTGCTGCGCTTTGCGCCATGGCGGCCGGGCCAGGGGCTGGTCAGCAACCGCTACGGAATCCCGGAGCCGGATGTGGCCCGCGCCGACACCCTGGCACCGGAGGATATGGCCTTGGTGATCACCCCGCTCACCGGCTTTGACGCGGGCTGTCGGCGGCTGGGCATGGGGGGCGGCTGGTATGATCGCAGCTTCGCGTTCCGGCATCGCCAGGCGCCGCCGCCCTGGCTGGTCGGCGTCGGCTTCGCCGCGCAACAGGTGCCTGCGCTGCCGACCGAACCCTGGGACGTGGCGGTGGATGCCATCTGCACCGAACACGCCACTCTCCTGAACGACGACGCCGTTTCCGTATGACTGCCCGCAAGCGCTACTGGTTGATGAAGTCCGAACCGGACACCTTTTCCATCGACGATCTGGAACGCGTCGGCACCGAACCGTGGAATGGCGTGCGCAACTACCAGGCGCGCAACTTCATGCGCGATGGCATGCACGTGGGTGATGGCGTGTTTTTCTATCACTCCAACTGCAAGGTGCCCGGCATCGTCGGCATCGCCAAGGTGGCCAGCGCCGCGTACCCGGACGACACCCAGTTCGATCCGACTTCCGACTACCACGACCCCAAGGCCAGCCGCGAAGACCCGCGCTGGATGCTGGTGGACGTGGCGTTCGAGCGCAAACTCAAACGCACGATTTCGCTGGATGAAATCAAGCAACACGCCGATGCGCTGGGCGAAGGCTTCCCGCTGATCGCGCGCGGCAATCGCTTGTCGATCCTGCCGGTGACCGCCGCGCAGTGGAAGCTGTTGCTGGCGATGGAGTAGCCGGGAACAGAGCGTCGGGATTTGAGATTTGCACATCCCGCCTCAGCCCAGCCGCTCTTGCGATTCCCGATTCCCGATTCCCGATTCCCGATTCCCGATTCCCGATTCCCGATTCCCGATTCCCGATTCCCGATTCCCGATTCCTGATTCCTGATTCCTGATTCCTGATTCCTGATTCCTGATTCCCGATTCCCCAATCCCGAGCCCTTGCCCATGTCCGAAGCAAAACGCCTGGCCGCCGAGAAGGCGATCGATTACGTGGAAGACGGCATGATCGTTGGCGTGGGTACCGGCTCGACGGTGGCCTACTTCATCGATGCGCTGGGCCGCATCGGCCATCGCATCAAGGGCGCGGTGTCCAGCTCCGAACAGAGCACCGCACGGCTGCGCCAGCATGGCATCGAGGTGCTGGACCTCAACCACACCGGCAATCTGTCGCTGTATGTGGATGGCGCCGACGAGTGCGACCCAAACCGTTGCCTGATCAAGGGCGGCGGCGCGGCGCTGACGCGCGAGAAGATCATCGCCGAGGCCAGCGAGCGCTTCATCTGCATTGTCGACCCGAGCAAGCAGGTGCCGGTACTGGGCAAGTTCCCGCTGCCGGTGGAAGTGATTCCGATGGCGCGCAGCCTGGTGGCCCGCCAGATCCTGGCGTCGACCGGCGGCCAGCCGGTGTGGCGCGACGGCGTGGTCACCGATAACGGCAACGTGGTGCTGGATGTGCACAACCTGCAGATCACCGACCCGGTGGCGCTGGAGCGCAGCTTGAACCAGATCCCTGGCGTGGTCTGCGTGGGTTTGTTCGCGCGCCGCCCGGCCGATGTGGTGATCGTCGGTGGCGAGCCGCCGCGCGTGCTCTGACGCACGCCGCGTGCAGCATGGTCGCGCGCCCCTGCGATGCGCGGACACCAGCAACGCGGCCTGGCGCCAACCCACCGGCCTGCACACGCAGGCGCCTGCGATGGTGCCTTCTGCATCTCCCCTTAGGCCAGGCCGTTGCGAGGCCATCCGGGCGATCACCGCACGCAGGCTGCATGCCGGCAAACACCCTGCACACGCGCAGGCAGCAGCGACCGCCGCGCCTGCGAACTCCGACGTTCATGCTGCACGCTTCGCACCACGCTGCCTGCACCTGGCGATACACGGACTCGCATGGCCCGGCTGCAACTGCATGCCAACGGCTTGACGCACGCCGGCGCATGGCAGATGGTGCGCCATCCCCTGTCTCGCTGGTCTGCCGCATGCGCCCTGTCCGCTTTCTCGCCCTTGCCTGCCTGATGTTGCTTGGTGGCTGCGCCAGCCGCGGCTCGTGGGTGGAACTGGCCGGCACGCGCTACCAGGTGGAACTGGCGCAGAACGATGCCGACCGCGTCCAGGGCCTGATGTTCCGCGATGCCATGGACCAAGACCGCGGCATGCTGTTCATCCACGACCGTCAGGAACCGCTGGCGTACTGGATGAAGAACACCAAGATCGCGCTGGACATCCTGTATTTCGACGACCAGCGCCGGCTGGTGTCGCAGCAGCGCGATGTGCCGCCGTGTTCGGCCGGCGGCGATGCCTGCCCGCCCTATCCCAGCAAGGCGCCGGCCCGCTACGTGCTGGAACTCAATGCCGGCCAGGCCACCAAGCTCGACCTCCAGGATGGCACCGAGCTTGTTTTCGGCCCGGATATTCCCGAGCTGAAGTGATTCACAGCGATGCGGTGTCTCCTGTCAGGAAGTACCGGACTTGAACCCCGCGCCGCTTGCCGACACTCTTGTCGGCATGGTCGACATGCTCCCACTTCCCCATTGGACCGCGCTTGCCAGCCTGGACGACGATGCGGTGCCGTTGATGTCCACCGCGCTGCTGATTGCGCGCGACGAGTATCCACAACTGGATGCCGAGTTGTATGACACGCTGGTGCAGAGCCACGTCGAGCATCTGCGCCGCGAAGTGGACGCGATCGACCTGTGGCCGCTGAAGATGGCCGCGGTCAACCGCTACCTGTTCGATGAGCTGGGCTATTCGGGCAATCACGACGAGTACTACGACCCGCGTAACAGCTATCTCAACCAGGTGTTCGAGCGCCGGCTGGGCAATCCGATTTCGCTGGCGATGGTGCAGATCGAAGTGGCGCGCCGGCTCGGTATCCCGTTGGCAGGCGTGTCGTTTCCCGGGCATTTCCTGGTGCGGCTGCCGGTGGACGACGGCGTGCTGGTGATGGACCCGTTCAACGGCGGCCGTCCGCTGGGCGTGGACGAGCTGCGCGAACGCGCCCGCCCACATCTGGGGGGAGAAATTCCCGACGACCGTGCGCTGGCGCAGATTCTCGACCCCGCCCCGCACCGCGCGATCTTGATCCGCATCCTGCGCAACCTGCACGGCGTGTATGCCGATGCCGAGCATTGGGACCGCGCCGCGCGCAGCGCCGACCGCATCCTGAAGCTGGTACCGGACCAACCCGAGGCCATGCGCGATCGCGGCATGGCCTACCTGCATCTGGGCCACCGCAACGGCGCACGCCACGATCTGTCGCGTTACCTGCTGCTCAATCCAGGCGCGCAGGACGCAGGCAATCTGCACGAGCATCTGGTCGAGTTGAACAGCCAGCGCTCACGCGCGCACTGAGCCCGCCTGCATCGCGATCCGCTTGGCCGCCGCAGCGTGGCGCTGCCGCCCGTGATCGATACCCGATCCGGGCGGGCAAGCGCTCAGTCGATCTCCACCATCTCGAAGTCGTCCTTGGTGACGCCGCAGTCCGGGCAGGTCCAGGTGTCGGGC
The window above is part of the Xanthomonas cassavae CFBP 4642 genome. Proteins encoded here:
- a CDS encoding PilZ domain-containing protein, with product MIQDTRRAPRRQPSDLVPVIDMLSEAQIGRVGNVSETGMLVLASVPLHDDALYQLRFSLPERIGRATEIDVGVHLLWSDAAHAPGQAWAGFRFLSMSEPHRLRLRAWIAEEHMVG
- the pepQ gene encoding Xaa-Pro dipeptidase produces the protein MPQPSLSRLYSDHLRTLTTRADQALQRGGFDHLVVPSGNLHYQVFDDRDYPYAVNPQFKAWVPLTRVPNSWLVYTPGQRPTVIFHQPLDYWHVVPDAPSGWWVEHCDIHIIRTPEQALTLLPARSERCAILGEAHSALGAYVPNTPQPVLDCLEYQRAFKTPYELALMRIAQQLAVRGHRAAEAAFRAGQSEFGIHMAYCAAVGQDASELPYGNIVALNEHGAVLHYTELGQQPPQPLRSFLIDAGASAYGYASDITRTYAADTGSEFQALIEAVDAAQVRMGQSVRAGVDYKQLHVDAHLALMGILKEFGILTVSPEAALATGVSAAFFPHGLGHLIGLQVHDVAGFAASDQGGRIERPAGHPYLRLTRVLEPGMVVTIEPGVYFIDMLLQEVKRNGHAASIDWQRVEQFTPYGGIRIEDEVVCTDDAPENLTRPVFAAA
- a CDS encoding XVIPCD domain-containing protein; translated protein: MNDPRQASHPDHPMYQQIERGVHAIDAAHGRAPDQASARLTAALLPLAKENGLSRVDHVLMSEANSTGVHGGEHVFVVQGEPTNPVHLRAHMKTEQALSTPEAQSFERTRQLTGPGEQAQQPERSQTPQLGQ
- the pepP gene encoding Xaa-Pro aminopeptidase, giving the protein MKKLTGIGAAEYARRRKQLMQMAGEHAILILPAAPERVRSHDTHYPYRQDSDFWYLSGFPEPEAVLVLVPGRKHGEAILFCRERDAEREAWDGPREGQEGAVERYGMDDAYPIDDVDEILPGLLEGRSRVYYHFGRDVDFDLKLIGWLKRVREQVRHGAQPPHEFLELGHLLHEQRLFKSRDEIALMQQAADISVRAHRAAMRLARPGVHEYALQAEVEREFRAADAWPAYGSIVGTGSNACVLHYRANAARSRDGELVLIDAGAEYRGYAADITRTFPVNGRFTPAQRALHDLVGAAQAAALAQARPGVAYEAGHLAAVEILTEGLLRLGLLTGKLERIIAEGHYTRFYRHKTGHWLGLDVHDVGDYKLAGESRLLEPGMVFTIEPGLYVSADDTSVNARWRGIGIRTEDNVLITADGHRVLTDALARSADEIEAEMAAAGA
- a CDS encoding YecA family protein is translated as MDLPDVTAVQTESRQLALASSAAELHGGLCGWLSGGGADSADWLARILAEPSQVAPKQGGALDQLRQATVAQLEDRDFAFELLLVEDGAPLPARTDALFDWCRAFLGGFGLAAQQRPALTEEGEEALQDLARLAQASSEDFDAGEEDDTALAEIEEFVRVAVLLLHGDCVMGPRFRQRLN
- a CDS encoding TIGR02449 family protein, with protein sequence MDNPAALAQIRALAARVEALVERTQRLTDENRSLRHQQEQLIGERSQLLTKNEQARSRVEAMITRLKSLEQHT
- a CDS encoding cell division protein ZapA produces the protein MSNNEPVSVRILDREYTVGVTAEERESLTAAARLLDLRMREIRGSNRMAAVDRVAVLAALNLAHELQQLRDQQALYDRELATTLDTLNRRLDSVADTSR
- a CDS encoding 5-formyltetrahydrofolate cyclo-ligase; this translates as MTENREALRQQLRAQRRSMPAAQRLAAADALAERLLALPFAPQTGAVAGYWAMDGEIALHRWQLSLPASLRYCLPMLDGRVLRFAPWRPGQGLVSNRYGIPEPDVARADTLAPEDMALVITPLTGFDAGCRRLGMGGGWYDRSFAFRHRQAPPPWLVGVGFAAQQVPALPTEPWDVAVDAICTEHATLLNDDAVSV
- a CDS encoding EVE domain-containing protein, giving the protein MTARKRYWLMKSEPDTFSIDDLERVGTEPWNGVRNYQARNFMRDGMHVGDGVFFYHSNCKVPGIVGIAKVASAAYPDDTQFDPTSDYHDPKASREDPRWMLVDVAFERKLKRTISLDEIKQHADALGEGFPLIARGNRLSILPVTAAQWKLLLAME
- the rpiA gene encoding ribose-5-phosphate isomerase RpiA, encoding MSEAKRLAAEKAIDYVEDGMIVGVGTGSTVAYFIDALGRIGHRIKGAVSSSEQSTARLRQHGIEVLDLNHTGNLSLYVDGADECDPNRCLIKGGGAALTREKIIAEASERFICIVDPSKQVPVLGKFPLPVEVIPMARSLVARQILASTGGQPVWRDGVVTDNGNVVLDVHNLQITDPVALERSLNQIPGVVCVGLFARRPADVVIVGGEPPRVL
- a CDS encoding DUF192 domain-containing protein, producing the protein MRPVRFLALACLMLLGGCASRGSWVELAGTRYQVELAQNDADRVQGLMFRDAMDQDRGMLFIHDRQEPLAYWMKNTKIALDILYFDDQRRLVSQQRDVPPCSAGGDACPPYPSKAPARYVLELNAGQATKLDLQDGTELVFGPDIPELK
- a CDS encoding SirB1 family protein, with the translated sequence MNPAPLADTLVGMVDMLPLPHWTALASLDDDAVPLMSTALLIARDEYPQLDAELYDTLVQSHVEHLRREVDAIDLWPLKMAAVNRYLFDELGYSGNHDEYYDPRNSYLNQVFERRLGNPISLAMVQIEVARRLGIPLAGVSFPGHFLVRLPVDDGVLVMDPFNGGRPLGVDELRERARPHLGGEIPDDRALAQILDPAPHRAILIRILRNLHGVYADAEHWDRAARSADRILKLVPDQPEAMRDRGMAYLHLGHRNGARHDLSRYLLLNPGAQDAGNLHEHLVELNSQRSRAH